Part of the Scomber japonicus isolate fScoJap1 chromosome 2, fScoJap1.pri, whole genome shotgun sequence genome, ggaagaagagaggaagaagagaagaaaagagaggaagaagagaggaggaagagaagaagaagagaggaaaaggagaggaagaggagaggaagaacagaggaaaaagaggaagaggagaggaagaagagaggaaagacagaggaagaggagaggaagaccggaaagacagaggaagtgGAGAGATAAAAGagtggaagaggagaggaagaagagaggaagaagagaggaagatgagaggaagatgagaggaagaagagaggaagaagagaggaagaatggaaCAGGAGGAAAACACCAAGAtgagggaagaagagggaagggagttaaaaggaagagaagaaataaaattgaggggagaagagaggaagaggaaaaacaagcaaagaagaggagaaaagaaggaaagaggaggaaaacaccAGGTGGAGAAGAGGACGAGGAgttaaaaagaggaagaaagaagggaggaggagggcaaagagaggagaggaaaggaagaggagttgaaaggagaagagaaactgaaatgaggtgggaagagagggagaggttgaaagaggagaggacgaggagttaaaaagaggtgaaaagaagggaggaggagaagaagaggagaaaagaagggaggaggagactaaacaaaatgaggaaacaccaagaagagaagagggaacAAAAttgagggaagaggaggaattaCATCGGGAAAGGAGTTAAAAAGAGGAGATGAAATAAAATTGAGgtgaaaagaagggaggaggagggaaaacagAATGAGgtgggaagagaggagaaaagaggaagagaggaaacaatatagggtggaaagaagggaagaggagtaaaaaggaggagaggaagaagagagaagaaggagaaaagaaaagacaaatgaagaggagaaaagaagggaggaggaggagaggaagaggagaaaagaagggaggaggaggagcagaagaagaggagaaaagaagggaggaggaggaggagaggagaaaagaagggaggaggaggaggagaggaggagaaaagaagggaggaggaggaggagaggaagtgatGACTAAAGATGGTTTTATGATAAGAACTCTTGGTCCTCATGTTGAGTGTAAAGCAGCTGTTTGAACGTCTCCATGTTTGTGAAACCTGAGTCTTGTTTAGTCTCAGACGGTTCGTGCTGCCGCCGCTTTAATGCGAGTTTCACGAAATCATGTTTAACGGCAGcgtgacattaaaaaaaaaaaaaaaaaaaaagaaagagtagaaataaaaaaaaaaaaagaaatcatccGAAGTTCGCAGTGAGTCATCAATCAAACCTCCAGCTGCAGGATCTCACCACTGTTCTTCTCGTTATCGTCTCGAAAAGCCGACTTCTCAAATCCGCCGTACGAAATCCGATCCGACACATAGACAGAGGCCTTAGCAACGGCCTTAGCAACAGCCTTAGCAACGGTCTTAGCAACGttgaaactaataaaaacaaccCGACAAATAGCTAAAAATAATGAAACCAGTACGGATCCAACCCAGCCAGCATGACCATGTGGGAccataagggttacatttgggctgtAAGATGGGTCCCCAAGTGGGTTTGgccacagtttccatggtaaccccacctgtgtttgcccatatgggcttcgtGTAGGTTCTGACTGGGTTGCAGGTGGAGCCCAACTGGGTGAGATCAATGTATGTTTGCCTatatggaccttaaatgggacCATGCAGTCgtcccacatgggcttcacatgtgtcTGGGACCATGTGGGACTAAATTTGGGACaaaaatttgcccagttcaagcccccATTTAACCCCTgtgggcccacatggacatgctaaCTGGGAAGTTTCCTTAAAGTGagactgataccaactgagaagcattaaattacataaaagcCACCAACTCCTTAAACTTCTACATGATATGATTTTTACACTAATACATTGTCAAAGTCTTCATATTATCAAGACTTTCAGATAATCACACGTCACATTAAATCAACCAACGCTTCGTCCATATGAATAGTCatgttttctagctctgggGGTAAAAAGGATCGATTGACAGGAGACGTTTCGCCAccacttggtatcgatttatttcggttgatatcgaggtggggagttctggtcttctgaaatgaggccaaccaggaagtaacttagagctgcattctatcaaaaggccaccagggggcgaccgtctctatacaagtcaatggagaattcaccaacttctcacttgatttctaacctcagtaaacgttttcaaaatgtgtttatggtctcaatcgctagtttaaagccttcttcaatgcagtatgatgttcatttgggacattttggcctccctgattttatatgtgacgataaagcagggtatgcattagggcgtggctacgtcctgattgacaggttgattgaccaatgtcctccagatccagccctcgcaaccatagcaacctccccgctccgcccatggccccgcctcatgcccatataagtagaatctgtgtttttatttttcccagcatgcacctgaaactGAAAAGAtctgaaactattggcttccgagcagcagtctacaaaccaatgggtgacgtcacggatgttacgtccatttcttctatacagtctgtgattaaAAGGTATTGAGTATCGATACACAGACCTACCATTGATcttgcaacttttgtcctcccaggtgactggtttgactgttaataaagtgtaaatataataagtatataaatataatatgagtacccaattctgtgttagaccatTTTAGACAACTAAGCACagttttacacttatttttttgtaaattatggtcGACATAGGCCTCATTTCAATTAAACTATCaatcatttttgagttaaaaaagcagaaattatgaattaaatggtaaaatggttaatggactgtacttatatactcttttacactacatgtcacattcatttaATCTGGGGTTCAGTTTTTTGCCCAGTGACACATCGTCatgtagactggaggagccgggaatcaaaccaccgatCTTGCATGATTCGGCTTCCCGGAGTCACAGTCGAATTTaagatcagaggaaaatatgttgatggaCAAACTGGTCAAAATGTATTCAGGCTACAGTTTGGAAACCATTTCAAATATCTGAATGGCAGCGAATAATCACACCTGTCCAAACTGACCCGATCCATGAAGCATTAAGTACAAATTATCACCCAAGTCAATGAAAGTAGTGACGATTAggatgttttaattgtgttttcatcttCCTGCATTGTCCACGAAAAGAAACATCTCTccagttttgtttctttttgaactttttttttcaccacaaTAGTTCCCAGCTCATTAAGGAAGCTCTACCTGAAATGACGGATGAACTAAACCTGTGCTTGAATTTAAGATAAACTTCCTGCTCTTCTACAAAAAGTttgaaaaatgccaaaaaacttaaaaaaaaagaagctttgaaGAAACTCTCATCTGTACAAACAACCGTTAGATCCCCAACAATGAAATGTGCTGAGGTTTCCATTTCTGTACCAGTAAACAGGACACACCAGTAAAAACATCCTACAggtctctacccccccccccccccccccctctacccTCCAAGCTCCAATTAACTCCCCAATTAACTGCCTCCTCCCCTCTGCAACTGTAGTTGGGGGATATTTGCAGACAGGGCAACCCCACAGGAATTAATCATTCAAATCATTAGCATCAGGTTgcctggaggagggggggggggggcaggggataggggaaaggggggagggggggggggttgaggtcACAAACACAACAAGAGTGCGTCGTCATCATCAACGCCAGCGACTCACCAGTTGTTGACCTGCAGGATGGTGAGGCCGGTGTCCTGCGCCAGctgcttcttctgctcctcCGACGGGTACGGGTGCTGCAGAGggacaaaaagcagcagcacgttagcacaccagcacacacacacacacacacacacacacacacacacacacgctccagcacacaaacacacacacacacacacacacgtcacaaggttgtttcctcctcctgttgttgttgttgttggcgtGAGAGccttaaagcagcagcagctaattAGCGTTAAAGAAGGGAGGCGGGGCTAGACTCATTAAGGGAATATGAGATGGAGCATAATTAATGGAGAGAAGAAGTGGTGAGCCAATTAGAGAGGGAAGCCAAGTGGAGAGAGTCCTGTTaattagactgtgtgtgtgtgtttgtgtgtgtgtgtgtgtgtgtgtgtgtgtgtgtgtgtgtgtgttgtttctctaACAGAACAAGCTTGAGGCTGCATCTTGATCCCAAGAGTCTTTGTGGTTATGTGAGACTGTATACGatactttatatatatgtgtgtgtgtatgtgtgtgtgtacagtatgtattctctttatgtgtgtgaatcACTGTAGTTGCTTCTGTATAAATGGCTCAGTGATAAATAAAGGTTGgcaagatgatgaattcataaatcagttaaactagttataaaagcagcatcacgtttgtcaaaatgtacatttagtatttttgttggttttatatcatttaaatgacatttgcaccatttttgaccaaaagtaagactgaatgctcctgaaaatgtcaaatggtgtaaccacaaaagaatgatacatattcaGTTTAACTTAAACTTTGACCAGAATACATTTGTTGAACTCAATTTGATTTgtgaagcagagaaaaagaagcaaaaactgGCTGCCTGCAAAGTTCAGAGTTTGGCTGTCTACAACTTTTACTTTAAATCTAAAGCAGCGTGTGTTTGTTCTCAAACTTTCAACACACATTATTAAACTGAGCAACACCTTTTCACATGTGTAACTCCTTCCACCTGTTAGATAAAGAACAACCTTTACTCCTTGATATCTCACAATACACCTGTTAATCATTGACAGATCTACAGTAAGATGAAAGGCAACACTGGAATATGAGACAGAAAGCTTCAACGTCACTTTGAGGAAATGAAACTTAACATTaatcagaggacagcagagctgcagtcgagtctctccacttctgtccaaatataaattaaactgagttcatcaagtctttctcaacaacacagcagagtctctgccaaacactggtgagtacaactgatcatatttaatgtttcaacaaccagctttaacacaggagacaggaagttcatctcttttcatttcatactgacacttgtgagattgtttacagtataactgcagctgcttttacagactcagtaaaaacactttaagtgtttttaagtctctgtcagttctcaggacttttgtaaagtggaactgaacctctgtggtttggagtttagcttcactgctatttcctgatctttgactttttactgatcacttcctacagacacattctgtttcctgtagctgtttcacattaaaagcttttcactGGTGAACTAGCAGgacacttttattgtgaagcagcaacaggaaataaaaagtgttttgtcACCAAGTTAGCAAaagctttgttagcagtgagattcttcaataataagtcttctctacaacaagatatgaacatattctgtgatattttatcagtggatcagattgtattgagtaatagtaaaagcacaaacagccacaatgagctgttagataaagagctgcagatgagtcTCTGACTGTAGTTTGTACAAACCAGCACACGTCCAACATTAAAGGAGAACAAAGACTTTAACCTGGCTGTGAAATCCTGGAGATAATCTGTTAATACTTTTCAATTCTGATTAAACGGTTAAGATTGCTCACAGCTCAATTTGAAGAAAGTGTCTCTCCAGCCCAATTGAAACATGGCATGTTTAATTCTACATTATTTTACCTAATATCAGGAACTATAATTAAACATTAACTGTACATCTttaatttttaatcaaatacaataaaaatgaccttctcttctttctctctacatgtgtagatatgtctgctgccagctgtctgctatctgaagatcagtttctgtgctccatctgtctggatgtgttcactgatccagtcagcacaccatgtggacacaacttctgcaaaaactgcatcaatcaacactggaacagtaatgtccagtacctgtgtccactgtgtaaAAAGGTTTTCAACACAAGACCTGAACTTCACATCAACACTTTGTTCTCTGAGGTTgtttctcagttcagacaggaagctcaacagaaaaccagcagcagcagctcagagcaacaagctgccaaaccaggagaagttccctgtgacgtctgtactggaaccaaactgaaggccctgaagtcctgtctggtgtgtctgacctcctactgtcagactcacctggagcctcATCTGACAAAGTCAGTCctgaaaagacatcagctgatggaccctgtggagaacctggaagacaggatgtgtatgaagcacgataaacctctggagctgttctgtaagaccgaccagacatgtgtctgcatgctctgctctgttttagaccacaagacacatgagtttgttcctctgaaagaagaatatgaaggaaagaaggcagagctggggaagacagaggctgaaattcaggagatgatccagaagagacgactgaagattcaagagatcaaacactcagttgacctcagtgaggaagctgcagacagagagaaagcagaaagtgttcaggtcttcaccgctctgaaggagtctgttgagagaagcctgaatgagctcattgagacgattgaagagaagcaaagaacaacagagaaacaggctgaagacttcatcagagagctggaacaggaaatctctgagctgaagaagagaagctctgaggtggagaagctctcacactctgaagacTACTTCCACTTCCTCCAACACTTCCCGTccctgaaagctgctccacccaccaaagactggacagaggtcAGTGTCCATCCATCATATGAGGGGACTGTGGTGAGAtctgtggctcagctggaggagacgctcagtaaacagatgaagaagctgtttgagactgagctgaagagggtccagcagtatgcagtggatgtgactcttgatcctgatacagcacatcctaaactcatcctgtctgatgatgggaaacaagttTACTGTGGTGATGTGAAGAAGAATCTCCCAAACAACCCAGAGAGATTTTCTCTTTGTCACTGTGTGTTAGGAAAGAGTTTCTCTTCAGACaaattttactttgaggttcaaGTTAAAGAGAAGACTGGCTGGGCTTTAGGAGTGGTCAAAGAGTCGATCAACAGGAAGAGAATCATCAAAACGAGACCTCAGGTTGGTTACTGGACTATATGtttgagaaatggaaatgagtacaTGGGTTGTACTAGCCCTACAGTCcgtctctctctgaagtctcgtcctcagaaggtgggggtgtttgtggattatgaggagggtctggtctccttttatgacgtagatgctgcagctcttatctactcctttactgactgctccttcactgagaaactctacccataCTTCAATCCCTATAAAAATGATGGTGGTATAAACTCCgcccctctgatcatctgtcctgtcaatcaaactgtctgAGTCAATACCAGGATGCTGATTGATTATTAGACCAAAACTGATCAATTCTAAATGAAAAGATTCAGTTAATTATGGTAACAAATGTATATTCAGCAGTAATGTACAGTGTGAACTTGTTTCCATCAATAATGATTAATGCAGACATTCTTTTatgatttataatataattatttcatgTATGTTGGAATTGACCTTAAACGTGTCTCTTTACTGCTTCAGTGTCCCTCCATGATTGAttcattaacctcttcactgGTGATGGATCCATCATGACAAACACACGTGTGGCACAACTGAAATCTAAAATCTAGTGTTCATCTCAAAGTTTGCAAAGATACCAAATATGTCAAACTGAATTTTAAGCTAATGTTTTGACAGTGATGGACAATATATGaagaatatattattttttgatGTATGATGTAATGACACAACAATAAAGGCACAAGCACAGACTGAAGTCTTCATTCCTGGTGCATGGTGTATGTGGGTGTGACGCAATTTTCCTGAGCCGtattatgtacagttagctggTTTAGTCCATTGGTTCCCATCAATAATCGTAAGGGACACAAAGAAAACTGGTCAGTGACACTAAAGGCTGGATTTAACCTTACCAAACAGTTCTAGAGCCTCCAATGGTCACAGTAAGAAGAAGTAATTCAACTTAAAACAAATGTGATGTATTCAAAGTTGAAGTTAACACATGAAACAACAGAGTGTGTAGATTAAGGTGTAAAACCGTATCATGTGTATAACTGGTATCATTCATGTTGTGTGGACATACATTTTTACAGTCTTGAATCTTTCAAGTCCTCATAATGTCAATTATAACATGGCTGGCTTAAAGATTAATGGCGCCTTttcactatacagttctagctctactcggctcgactTTGCTTAGATCAAATTTAAGCTGCTAgctcggttaactggcaaaacagacagacaggaagaattagccaatcacaaaaaagtacctcagtttctgcccagcgacaggttgctaaggccctacggttgctaagggcagctaaggtcCTATGGTTGCTACGGTgatgtgagaatctgcttggaaaaatgtctcaaaatccccccagaatttggcttctgacaaggtcccgaacaattgcaaactgtgagaaaaccgtaactcctgtccaaaaaccgaaaacaccgtgagagacacagaagccggcagattctgacagtgtttattttattcacatattccttaaaatgagcgagtaagctcagtgtgaacacagagtgagattcttttgaaaaaaaaaagacgattacattagagtcaatgaggagtgagacaggtattgctgccggtctcagcccccccgtttaaattttgtgcagaccccgcctgtcaacgtcacattttatgaatcccaacacctatgtctacattttgacaaaaaattatttgtctcctttttacggtttggccgtgagctcgagttaaaaattaaaattatggTTATCTTTCACTGCTTCtcgcactcaagctaactgacgcttccactctaactttgaaggaaaagtgatttccactcctcatttgactgctcatagtttgaaaagtttacatgttatgtaaaaacagtttggtgttgtggagagagcacaagttgtcctccgttttaaagtttgaattacatttctacgtgcaggtatgagagagctaggtgactctgaacaAAGATGAAACTttgtgggtttaaaaaaaaaaatcccattcattttcaatggggGAAagaattggaatttcaacaccaaaagtcagagcacctctttcccgatggagccgcacgttttgatgtatatattatcgggttttctcaaagctgcgggacgagttacgtgCCGGCggaagaataagtatggagaagattaagaGATGCCCGCACCTGTGGCACTAATTAAGATTAGGTCCAGTAGTTGTAGTTGATAAAAGTCATATGTGGAATCAACCTTTAGAAGACTTAAAGCAACTGTAATCAGTATTTTATGTCTCAAATCAACGGACGCCATCTTGGCTCCATAGCAGAACTATTGTCACATATaaaccatcagtaggtttattgggttaatttagccgtctgtaatgatttggtaacacatagtggagcatttagatatttccctcaggagttggtagagagtaaaaactaaaaaagagagaatattggactttacattcagcaggtggacagaaacacgatgaactaatgaatgataatgttaaaTAACTTCAGGTTTAACATTAAAAACGAATATAAAGAAGAGATCTACAGTAGGAGCAGAGTTGTTGAACCGTGTCTACACATCATTAGATACAAGAaccagctttaaataaacagtgtgAGTGTTTGCAGCAGAGGGAAAGTTCACGAAAGGTTACGCAGCCTCGAGAACAATAAATAACGTTTCACTGCAACAGCTGACAGTCAGTGAGAGTTGCTTCATCTGTTGACTGAAACCAGCTGCTGCAGATCCTCCGCGGCACGTTGCTGCCTGTCCCTGACCCAGATAACAGCACTTTCAGGA contains:
- the LOC128376266 gene encoding E3 ubiquitin-protein ligase TRIM39-like — protein: MSAASCLLSEDQFLCSICLDVFTDPVSTPCGHNFCKNCINQHWNSNVQYLCPLCKKVFNTRPELHINTLFSEVVSQFRQEAQQKTSSSSSEQQAAKPGEVPCDVCTGTKLKALKSCLVCLTSYCQTHLEPHLTKSVLKRHQLMDPVENLEDRMCMKHDKPLELFCKTDQTCVCMLCSVLDHKTHEFVPLKEEYEGKKAELGKTEAEIQEMIQKRRLKIQEIKHSVDLSEEAADREKAESVQVFTALKESVERSLNELIETIEEKQRTTEKQAEDFIRELEQEISELKKRSSEVEKLSHSEDYFHFLQHFPSLKAAPPTKDWTEVSVHPSYEGTVVRSVAQLEETLSKQMKKLFETELKRVQQYAVDVTLDPDTAHPKLILSDDGKQVYCGDVKKNLPNNPERFSLCHCVLGKSFSSDKFYFEVQVKEKTGWALGVVKESINRKRIIKTRPQVGYWTICLRNGNEYMGCTSPTVRLSLKSRPQKVGVFVDYEEGLVSFYDVDAAALIYSFTDCSFTEKLYPYFNPYKNDGGINSAPLIICPVNQTV